The Clostridium botulinum BKT015925 genome includes the window TTTGAATTATTTTATAGTTTTACTCAAATGGAGTTTGAATTTGAAAATTCTAGCGACTGTGATTATAAATTAAATGTGTCAGAAGATGAACTTTTAATAGAAAATAAAGATGAAGAACAAATAAAATTTAATTTAAAGAGTAAAATGAAATTTAAACATGAATTTAGAAAAAGCATGTTTAAGTATTTAAGAGAAAAAACATCAAAGGAATTACCATGGGGAATTTTGATTGGCATAAGACCTACAAAAATAGTTTTAGATATGATGGATGAGGGTTTTACGGAAGAAGAAATAATAAATGTTTTAATGAATGAATATTATGCACGCATAGATAAAGCAAAACTTTGTATAGATATAGCTAAGGCTGAAAAATCTAGAGTAAATAAAGAATCTAAAAATGTAAGTATATATATAGGAATGCCATTTTGCCCTACAACTTGTTTATATTGTTCATTTGCGTCTAATCCTATAGCAGGAAGAAATACAAACAAGATGGTAGAACCTTATTTAGAAAAATTAAAAGAAGAAATAAATATAATTAAAGAATTTATTGAGAAAAAAGATCTTAATATAGAGTGTGTATACTTTGGAGGGGGAACTCCAACATCTGTTAATAATGAGCAGTTTGAATCTATTATAGAAAAAGTGTATAAAAGTTTTGTGAAAAATAGAAATGTTAAGGAATTTAATATAGAATGTGGTAGACCGGATAGTATTAATGAAGAAAAATTACTTACTATGAAAAAATATCATGTAAGTAGAATAAGTATAAATCCACAAACTATGAATGAAGATACTTTAAAACTTATAGGTAGACATCATACCGTAGAAGATATAATTGAAAAATTTAATCTTGCAAGAAAAATAGGATTTGACAACATAAATATGGATATTATAGTAGGACTTCCAAATGAAACATTAGATAATATAGAAACTACTTGTAAAGAAATTTTAAAACTTAATCCAGATAGTTTAACTGTACATGGTATGTCAATAAAAAGAGGTTCTAAATTATATGAGGAAATATATATAGATAAAGTTAGAATCATGAAACAACAAAGTTTAAATGAAATGTATATGAGAACTACCAAATTAGCGGAAGAACTTAATATGAAGCCATATTATATGTATAGACAAAAGAATATGGTAGGTCATATGGAGAATGTAGGATATTGCAAAGGCGGAAAAGAAGGATTATACAACATAGAAATGATTGAAGATAAACAAACAATAATAGCATTGGGAGCAGATGCTGTAACTAAGTTAG containing:
- a CDS encoding coproporphyrinogen III oxidase, with the protein product MKIYINDEKYRYDVYHIFELFYSFTQMEFEFENSSDCDYKLNVSEDELLIENKDEEQIKFNLKSKMKFKHEFRKSMFKYLREKTSKELPWGILIGIRPTKIVLDMMDEGFTEEEIINVLMNEYYARIDKAKLCIDIAKAEKSRVNKESKNVSIYIGMPFCPTTCLYCSFASNPIAGRNTNKMVEPYLEKLKEEINIIKEFIEKKDLNIECVYFGGGTPTSVNNEQFESIIEKVYKSFVKNRNVKEFNIECGRPDSINEEKLLTMKKYHVSRISINPQTMNEDTLKLIGRHHTVEDIIEKFNLARKIGFDNINMDIIVGLPNETLDNIETTCKEILKLNPDSLTVHGMSIKRGSKLYEEIYIDKVRIMKQQSLNEMYMRTTKLAEELNMKPYYMYRQKNMVGHMENVGYCKGGKEGLYNIEMIEDKQTIIALGADAVTKLVNLKNNKIERFGNLKDVKEYITRFDEKIKGKIELLETIY